One Cryptosporangium phraense genomic window carries:
- a CDS encoding N-acetylglutaminylglutamine amidotransferase, with protein MCGFGGEFRLDGRAADVDAVARMAPCLHDRGPDSGGHWANGPLALTHRRLQIIDLSEAGSQPMVDEELGLVLVFNGIIYNYEQLREELKAAGYRFFSTSDTEVVLKAYHRWGARCVERFLGMFAFVIGEVATARLVLGRDRLGIKPLYLSETPGRLRFASTLPALVAAGDLDTSVDPVALHHYLTFHSVVPAPRTILNGVRKLPPATVRTIEPDGTTDEVLYWKPEASRVLDLSDEEWRERTLAALRLAVERRMVADVPVGVLLSGGLDSSFVVALLAESGQTGLQTFSIGFEDAGGESGNEFVYSDLVAERFGTDHHQIRIATRNMVPAVDAAIGAMSEPMVSHDCVAFYLLSEQVSQHVKVVQSGQGADEVFAGYDWYPPLSDVPRRDAVDAYRNVFFDRTHSALNDLLQPDWRLSTDVSKAFVQAHFAVPGAEDTIDAALRIDTQIMLVDDPVKRVDNMTMAWGLEARVPFLDHELVELAAACPPRLKLAAGGKGILKAAARGVVPDEVIDRTKGYFPVPAIRHLSGELLEQVADALSADAARQRGIFEPGQVGALLDKPNETRTTLGSNALWQVGLLEMWLQKMGVG; from the coding sequence ATGTGCGGATTCGGCGGAGAGTTCCGGCTGGACGGACGGGCGGCGGACGTCGACGCGGTGGCCCGGATGGCCCCGTGTCTGCACGACCGGGGGCCGGACAGCGGCGGCCACTGGGCGAACGGGCCGCTCGCGCTGACCCACCGCCGGTTACAGATCATCGACCTCTCCGAAGCCGGATCGCAGCCCATGGTCGACGAGGAACTCGGGCTCGTCCTCGTCTTCAACGGGATCATCTACAACTACGAACAGCTCCGCGAGGAGCTGAAGGCCGCGGGCTACCGGTTCTTCTCGACGTCCGACACCGAGGTCGTCCTCAAGGCCTACCACCGCTGGGGTGCGCGCTGCGTCGAGCGCTTCCTCGGGATGTTCGCGTTCGTGATCGGCGAGGTGGCGACCGCACGGCTGGTGCTGGGGCGCGACCGGCTCGGCATCAAGCCGCTGTACCTTTCCGAGACGCCGGGCCGGCTGCGGTTCGCGTCCACGCTGCCCGCGCTGGTGGCCGCCGGTGACCTCGACACGAGCGTCGACCCGGTGGCCCTGCACCACTACCTGACGTTCCACTCGGTCGTCCCGGCGCCGCGGACCATCCTCAACGGCGTCCGCAAATTGCCTCCGGCGACCGTCCGGACGATCGAACCGGACGGGACCACCGACGAGGTCCTGTACTGGAAGCCGGAGGCTTCGCGCGTCCTCGACCTCTCCGACGAGGAGTGGCGGGAGCGGACGCTCGCGGCGCTGAGGCTGGCCGTGGAGCGCCGGATGGTCGCCGACGTGCCGGTCGGGGTGCTGCTCTCGGGCGGGCTGGACTCCAGCTTCGTGGTCGCGCTGCTGGCCGAGTCCGGCCAGACCGGCCTGCAGACGTTCAGCATCGGGTTCGAGGACGCGGGCGGCGAGAGCGGCAACGAGTTCGTCTACTCCGACCTGGTCGCGGAACGCTTCGGTACCGACCATCACCAGATCCGGATCGCGACCCGGAACATGGTTCCGGCCGTCGACGCGGCGATCGGCGCGATGAGCGAACCGATGGTCAGCCACGACTGCGTCGCGTTCTACCTGCTCTCCGAGCAGGTCTCCCAGCACGTCAAGGTGGTTCAGTCGGGCCAGGGCGCCGACGAGGTGTTCGCCGGGTACGACTGGTACCCGCCGTTGTCCGACGTCCCTCGTCGAGATGCGGTGGACGCCTACCGGAACGTGTTCTTCGACCGGACGCACTCGGCCCTGAACGACCTGCTGCAGCCCGACTGGCGGCTCTCGACGGATGTGAGCAAGGCGTTTGTCCAGGCGCACTTCGCGGTACCCGGGGCCGAGGACACGATCGACGCCGCGCTTCGCATCGACACCCAGATCATGCTCGTGGACGACCCGGTGAAGCGCGTCGACAACATGACGATGGCGTGGGGGCTGGAAGCCCGGGTACCGTTTCTGGACCACGAGTTAGTGGAGCTGGCGGCGGCCTGCCCGCCCCGGCTCAAGCTCGCCGCCGGCGGCAAGGGCATCCTCAAGGCCGCGGCGCGGGGGGTAGTGCCGGACGAGGTCATCGACCGGACCAAGGGGTACTTCCCGGTCCCGGCGATCCGCCACCTCTCCGGTGAGCTGCTGGAGCAGGTGGCCGATGCCTTGTCGGCGGACGCGGCCCGGCAGCGCGGGATCTTCGAGCCCGGCCAAGTGGGGGCCCTGCTCGACAAGCCGAACGAGACCCGTACGACACTCGGGTCGAACGCGCTCTGGCAGGTCGGCCTGCTGGAGATGTGGTTGCAGAAGATGGGAGTTGGATGA
- a CDS encoding carboxylate--amine ligase/circularly permuted type 2 ATP-grasp protein, with the protein MPASEPLDLGVEEEFHVVDLDSRELVPRAPDLLDHLPASSFSPELHRSVVETNTKVHISLERLRDELVALRRQACEVADALGLGIVASGTVPLVDVEELALTPNARFERMLDDYQLLAREQLICGAQVHVGMPDRDVAVAVAQRVSQYLPVLLAISASSPFWMGEDSGYASIRSLLWQRWPTAGASGLVESAEDHDSLVAELIASGTITDPGMIYFDVRPSAHVPTIELRVTDACPAVDDVVLLAGLFRALVRRERDAVAARYPLPRIRGPLQRAAMWRAARSGLEGDLVDLSGFAHPVPAAEAVRGLVDSLRPQLEAAGDWEYVTALTNQALARGSAADRERRAFARRGRLADVVDMLLAETRAGGAVTVGGFGGQEALLAGYTSDGDEVITAEGTVVPAYEPMLQLLERLGAGGLRDREHERDAEQRSHRMTFRVAGETTARLFPFDVIPRIVRADDWEALGKGLIQRVRALDAFLRDVYADREVVNDGIVPGWVVDGAPGLLPLAALIRQPVRAHIAGMDLVHDAAGRWSVLEDNLRVPSGLGYALTNRRLTDHIWPDLPRPAGLQSAETLPGILRSTLEAAAPPRMRGSGPQVVVLSQGPVDSAWFEHQLLAEEMGVPVVRTTDLVVDDRAVYLHRHGTRRRVDVIYLRLDEDTLVHAPAGDGRPLGPPLLSAVGAGAVTLANAPGNGIGDDKAIYAYVPDFIEYYLGEKPLLAHVPTYLCGDPEQRDEVLRRLNELVVKPVDGYGGEGVLIGPRASDEEIDLVRRQIKAAPHRWIAQETMHLSTHPVFDGARLTPRHVDLRAFVFMGEKPVVAPVALTRVAPEGSLVVNSSRGGGAKDTWIL; encoded by the coding sequence GTGCCGGCGTCCGAGCCGCTGGACCTCGGCGTCGAAGAGGAGTTCCACGTCGTCGACCTCGACAGCCGCGAGCTCGTCCCGCGCGCCCCGGACCTCCTCGACCACCTGCCTGCGTCGTCGTTCTCCCCGGAGCTGCACCGCTCGGTCGTCGAGACCAACACGAAGGTGCACATCAGCCTGGAGCGCCTGCGCGACGAACTCGTCGCTCTGCGACGCCAGGCCTGCGAGGTGGCCGACGCCCTCGGCCTCGGCATCGTCGCTTCCGGCACGGTCCCTCTGGTCGACGTCGAAGAGCTCGCGCTCACCCCGAACGCCCGATTCGAGCGCATGCTCGACGACTACCAGCTCCTCGCCCGTGAGCAGCTCATCTGCGGCGCCCAGGTACACGTCGGCATGCCCGACCGGGACGTGGCCGTGGCCGTCGCCCAGCGGGTCTCGCAGTACCTCCCGGTGCTGCTGGCGATCTCGGCCAGCTCGCCGTTCTGGATGGGGGAGGACTCCGGCTACGCGAGCATCCGCTCCCTGCTCTGGCAGCGCTGGCCCACCGCCGGGGCCAGCGGCCTGGTCGAGTCGGCCGAGGACCACGACTCGCTGGTCGCCGAGCTGATCGCGTCGGGCACGATCACCGACCCGGGCATGATCTATTTCGACGTCCGCCCGTCGGCCCACGTCCCGACGATCGAACTGCGGGTCACCGACGCCTGCCCGGCCGTCGACGACGTCGTGCTGCTCGCGGGCCTGTTCCGGGCGCTGGTCCGGCGGGAGCGGGACGCGGTCGCGGCCCGGTACCCGCTGCCGCGCATCCGCGGGCCGCTGCAGCGGGCCGCGATGTGGCGGGCGGCCCGGTCCGGGCTGGAGGGCGACCTCGTCGACCTGTCCGGCTTCGCCCACCCGGTGCCGGCCGCCGAGGCCGTCCGGGGGCTGGTCGACTCGCTGCGCCCGCAGCTCGAGGCGGCCGGCGACTGGGAGTACGTGACCGCGCTGACCAACCAGGCCCTGGCCCGGGGCAGCGCCGCCGACCGCGAGCGCCGGGCGTTCGCCCGTCGCGGCCGGCTGGCCGACGTCGTAGACATGCTGCTGGCCGAGACCCGCGCCGGAGGCGCGGTCACCGTCGGTGGGTTCGGCGGCCAGGAGGCCCTGCTGGCCGGGTACACCTCCGACGGCGACGAGGTGATCACCGCCGAGGGAACCGTGGTGCCGGCCTACGAGCCGATGCTCCAGCTGCTCGAGCGTCTCGGCGCCGGCGGGCTGCGCGACCGCGAGCACGAGCGCGACGCCGAACAGCGCTCCCACCGCATGACGTTCCGGGTGGCCGGCGAGACCACGGCCCGGCTGTTCCCGTTCGACGTCATCCCGCGGATCGTCCGGGCCGACGACTGGGAGGCGCTCGGCAAGGGCCTGATCCAGCGTGTCCGGGCTCTGGACGCGTTCCTCCGTGACGTCTACGCCGACCGGGAGGTCGTGAACGACGGGATCGTGCCGGGCTGGGTCGTCGACGGCGCTCCCGGCCTGTTGCCGCTGGCCGCGCTGATCCGCCAGCCGGTCCGCGCGCACATCGCCGGCATGGATCTCGTCCACGACGCCGCCGGCCGCTGGAGCGTCCTCGAAGACAACCTGAGGGTGCCCTCGGGCCTGGGGTACGCGCTGACCAACCGTCGGCTGACCGACCACATCTGGCCGGACCTGCCGCGGCCGGCCGGACTGCAGTCGGCCGAGACCCTCCCCGGGATCCTGCGGTCGACGCTGGAGGCGGCGGCGCCGCCGCGGATGCGCGGCAGCGGACCGCAGGTCGTCGTGCTCAGCCAGGGGCCGGTCGACTCGGCCTGGTTCGAGCACCAGCTGCTGGCCGAGGAGATGGGCGTCCCGGTCGTGCGGACGACCGACCTGGTGGTCGACGACCGCGCGGTCTACCTGCACCGGCACGGCACCCGGCGCCGGGTGGACGTGATCTACCTGCGCCTGGACGAGGACACGCTGGTGCACGCCCCGGCCGGCGACGGGCGGCCGCTCGGGCCGCCGCTGCTGTCCGCGGTCGGGGCCGGCGCGGTGACGCTGGCCAACGCGCCCGGCAACGGCATCGGCGACGACAAGGCGATCTACGCCTACGTCCCCGACTTCATCGAGTACTACCTGGGCGAGAAACCGCTGCTCGCGCACGTCCCCACGTACCTGTGCGGCGACCCGGAGCAGCGCGACGAGGTCCTGCGGCGGCTGAACGAGCTGGTGGTCAAGCCGGTCGACGGGTACGGCGGCGAGGGCGTGCTGATCGGTCCGCGGGCCTCCGACGAGGAGATCGACCTGGTCCGGCGGCAGATCAAGGCCGCACCGCACCGGTGGATCGCCCAGGAGACCATGCACCTCTCGACGCACCCGGTCTTCGACGGCGCCCGGCTCACCCCGCGCCACGTCGACCTGCGGGCGTTCGTGTTCATGGGAGAGAAGCCGGTGGTCGCACCGGTGGCGCTGACCAGGGTCGCCCCCGAGGGCAGCCTGGTCGTCAACTCCTCGCGGGGAGGCGGCGCCAAAGACACCTGGATCCTGTAG
- a CDS encoding NAD-dependent epimerase/dehydratase family protein has translation MRVLLLGADGFVGHHVRARLATEDGLSVITAARRGDVHADVRLDLTEGVVGVAHALRDAMPDVVVNCAGAPSGDIASLAAGNVVAVSNLVDALLTAGRSIRLVHLGSAAEYGRGEAGVSTREDAAERPVTTYGLAKLAATHLVRTAAGAGLDAVSLRVTTPIGPDAPISGGAGRVVAQLRAGNSGVTTGPLDDVRDYVDVRDVADAVAAAALRPRGQAALPAVLNVGSGVGTPTRTMVETLLSLAGFTGGLRTDGGGATLVPWQRADISAVRGALGWTPSRPLHTSLRDLWEASAALAPV, from the coding sequence ATGAGGGTGTTGCTGCTGGGGGCCGACGGCTTCGTCGGGCACCACGTGAGGGCCCGGCTCGCGACGGAGGACGGGCTGTCGGTGATCACCGCGGCCCGCCGCGGCGACGTGCACGCCGACGTCCGGCTCGACCTGACCGAGGGCGTCGTCGGAGTCGCCCACGCGCTGCGCGACGCGATGCCGGACGTGGTCGTGAACTGCGCCGGGGCGCCGTCCGGCGACATCGCGTCGCTGGCCGCGGGAAACGTCGTCGCGGTGAGCAACCTGGTCGACGCGCTGCTGACCGCCGGCCGGTCGATCCGGCTCGTGCACCTGGGGTCGGCGGCCGAGTACGGCCGCGGGGAGGCCGGGGTCTCGACCAGGGAGGACGCCGCCGAGCGTCCGGTCACCACCTACGGCCTGGCCAAGCTGGCGGCGACGCACCTGGTGCGCACCGCGGCCGGCGCGGGCCTGGACGCGGTGTCGCTGCGGGTCACGACCCCGATCGGCCCGGATGCCCCGATCTCCGGCGGGGCCGGAAGGGTGGTCGCGCAGCTGCGGGCCGGCAACTCCGGGGTGACGACGGGCCCGCTGGACGACGTGCGCGACTACGTGGACGTACGCGATGTCGCCGACGCGGTAGCGGCGGCGGCGTTGCGCCCGCGAGGGCAGGCGGCGCTGCCCGCGGTGCTGAATGTGGGGAGCGGGGTCGGGACGCCGACCCGGACGATGGTGGAGACGCTGTTGTCGCTGGCCGGGTTCACCGGGGGCCTGCGGACGGATGGAGGCGGGGCGACGTTGGTGCCGTGGCAGCGGGCGGACATATCGGCGGTGAGGGGGGCGTTGGGATGGACGCCTTCACGGCCGTTGCACACGTCGCTGAGGGATCTGTGGGAAGCAAGCGCGGCGTTGGCGCCCGTGTAA
- a CDS encoding phosphotransferase, which produces MVTLRGTVLGETGPFPVGSAWWAEVAPVAAALEIELGVPVTVLRLLRVEGSDGGRGGHVTYLVEATSRPVGALRSTVFSDRHEPLRLPWATPDGIADLLRWAGGFVTVTGRPVQHKSWNLAALFTLPTADGPVWLKATPPFAADEGSAIATVAAVDPSLVPVVLASGPGRLLLSDIPGRDLWQASDAQVTSTITRWVHAQAALAQLPPPPPASAPAPASDLAPAPAPAPAPAPAPAPAPAPGPASVPAGGLRDGRGSVLGERFERLLARLAPTLPRETVTRARALNRRWTDLDRCGLPDTLVHGDFHPGNWRGSADAPPTVLDFADVYWGNPVQDGLRAIDYLPPERRATARTAWVDAWTAAAPGSDPAEALRLAEPLAHFAYAVRYQEFLDGIEPDEQIYHRGDPEAVIGHALAC; this is translated from the coding sequence GTGGTCACGCTCCGGGGCACCGTCCTCGGGGAGACCGGGCCGTTCCCGGTCGGCTCCGCGTGGTGGGCCGAGGTCGCGCCGGTGGCGGCGGCGCTGGAGATCGAACTCGGGGTGCCGGTCACGGTCCTTCGGCTGTTGCGCGTCGAGGGGTCGGACGGAGGGCGGGGTGGGCACGTCACCTACCTCGTGGAGGCGACTTCGCGGCCGGTGGGGGCTCTTCGGTCTACGGTGTTCAGCGATCGGCACGAACCGTTGCGGCTTCCTTGGGCCACCCCGGATGGCATCGCGGATTTGCTCCGCTGGGCGGGCGGGTTCGTCACGGTCACCGGGCGGCCGGTGCAGCACAAGTCGTGGAACCTGGCTGCTCTGTTCACGCTGCCCACCGCGGACGGGCCGGTCTGGCTCAAGGCGACGCCTCCGTTCGCGGCCGACGAGGGGAGCGCGATCGCCACGGTCGCGGCGGTGGATCCGTCGCTCGTTCCGGTCGTGCTCGCGTCCGGCCCCGGTCGGCTGTTGCTCTCCGACATCCCCGGCCGCGACCTCTGGCAGGCCTCCGACGCCCAGGTGACGAGCACGATCACCCGCTGGGTCCACGCCCAGGCCGCGCTCGCCCAACTCCCGCCCCCGCCCCCGGCCTCCGCCCCGGCCCCGGCCTCCGACTTGGCCCCGGCTCCGGCTCCGGCCCCGGCTCCGGCTCCGGCTCCGGCTCCGGCTCCGGCCCCGGGCCCGGCCTCGGTACCGGCCGGCGGGCTTCGGGACGGGCGGGGGTCCGTCCTCGGGGAGCGCTTCGAGCGGCTCCTCGCCCGGCTCGCCCCCACGCTCCCGCGCGAGACCGTCACCCGGGCCCGCGCCCTCAATCGGCGCTGGACCGACCTCGACCGGTGCGGCCTGCCCGACACCCTCGTCCACGGCGATTTCCACCCCGGCAACTGGCGCGGCTCCGCCGACGCCCCTCCCACCGTCCTCGACTTCGCCGACGTCTACTGGGGCAACCCCGTCCAGGACGGCCTGCGCGCCATCGACTACCTGCCTCCGGAGCGGCGCGCGACGGCCCGGACCGCCTGGGTCGACGCCTGGACGGCGGCCGCGCCGGGCAGCGACCCCGCGGAAGCGCTGCGCCTGGCCGAACCGCTGGCCCACTTCGCCTACGCGGTCCGCTACCAGGAGTTCCTCGACGGCATCGAGCCCGACGAGCAGATCTACCACCGAGGCGATCCGGAAGCGGTCATCGGGCACGCACTAGCCTGCTGA
- a CDS encoding Nif3-like dinuclear metal center hexameric protein — protein sequence MVTIADVTKIFDRLYPPALAESWDAVGLVCGDPAAEVQRVYFSVDVVAATVDEALSWGADLLVAHHPLLLRGVTAIPASTPKGNTLHRLIRAGAGLFVAHTNADSADPGVSDALAARLDLRDLRPLHPHPGRENTGIGRIGELPTAMTLAELAETAAHALPPTSGGIRFTGDPDRIVRTVAVSGGAGDSYLGDATRAGVDAFLTADLRHHPASEHSEAGGPALLDVAHWASEQPWLAQAAAALDAALDPATVEVFVSDLVTDPWTRAVVPAWTS from the coding sequence GTGGTCACGATCGCCGACGTCACGAAAATCTTCGACCGGCTCTACCCGCCCGCTCTGGCCGAGAGCTGGGACGCGGTCGGCCTGGTCTGCGGCGACCCCGCCGCCGAGGTCCAGCGCGTCTACTTCAGCGTCGACGTCGTCGCCGCCACCGTCGACGAAGCCCTGAGCTGGGGCGCCGACCTCCTCGTCGCGCACCACCCGCTCCTGCTCCGCGGCGTCACCGCGATCCCCGCGAGCACGCCGAAGGGCAACACGCTGCACCGGCTGATCCGCGCCGGCGCCGGGCTGTTCGTCGCCCACACCAACGCCGACTCGGCCGACCCCGGCGTCTCGGACGCGCTCGCGGCTCGCCTCGATCTCCGCGACCTGCGGCCGCTGCATCCGCACCCGGGCCGGGAGAACACCGGCATCGGCCGGATCGGTGAACTTCCCACCGCGATGACGCTCGCCGAGCTCGCCGAGACCGCCGCGCACGCGCTGCCTCCGACGAGCGGCGGCATCCGCTTCACCGGCGACCCCGACCGCATCGTGCGGACGGTCGCGGTCAGCGGCGGTGCCGGTGATTCCTACCTGGGGGACGCTACGCGAGCCGGCGTCGACGCGTTCCTCACCGCCGACCTGCGCCATCACCCGGCTTCCGAGCATTCCGAGGCGGGCGGACCGGCGCTACTCGACGTCGCCCACTGGGCCAGCGAACAGCCGTGGCTCGCACAGGCCGCCGCTGCCCTCGACGCTGCCCTCGACCCCGCTACGGTGGAGGTCTTCGTCTCCGACCTCGTCACCGACCCGTGGACTCGTGCGGTGGTTCCGGCGTGGACGTCCTGA